In the genome of Chrysemys picta bellii isolate R12L10 chromosome 19, ASM1138683v2, whole genome shotgun sequence, one region contains:
- the CRYBA1 gene encoding beta-crystallin A3 isoform X1: MEEAAVQAELGTGPAAKMAQTNPLPGPMGPWKITAYDQENFQGKKMEFTSACPTIIECGFENIRSLKVESGAWIGYEHTSFCGQQFILERGEYPRWDAWSGSNAYHTERLMSFRPICCANHKESKMTVFEKENFMGRQWELSDDYPSLQAMGWGNNEVGSMKVQCGAWVCYQYPGYRGYQYILESDHHGGDYKHWREWGSHAQTFQVQSIRRVQQ, translated from the exons ATGGAGGAAGCAGCAGTGCAGGCCGAGCTAG GCACCGGCCCCGCAGCGAAGATGGCTCAGACAAACCCTCTGCCTGGCCCCATGGGCCCGTGGAAG ATCACAGCCTACGACCAGGAAAACTTCCAGGGAAAGAAGATGGAGTTCACCTCGGCCTGCCCCACCATCATCGAGTGCGGCTTCGAGAACATCCGCTCCCTGAAGGTGGAAAGTGGCGC CTGGATCGGTTATGAGCACACCAGCTTCTGTGGGCAGCAGTTTATCTTGGAAAGGGGCGAATACCCACGGTGGGATGCCTGGAGTGGGAGCAACGCCTACCACACCGAGCGCCTGATGTCCTTCCGCCCCATCTGCTGTGCT AATCACAAGGAATCCAAGATGACAGTCTTTGAGAAGGAGAACTTCATGGGACGCCAGTGGGAACTATCGGACGACTACCCCTCCCTGCAGGCAATGGGCTGGGGAAACAACGAAGTGGGCTCCATGAAGGTGCAGTGTGGCGC CTGGGTTTGCTACCAGTATCCTGGTTACCGTGGCTACCAGTACATTTTGGAGAGTGACCATCACGGTGGAGATTACAAGCACTGGAGAGAGTGGGGCTCACACGCTCAGACCTTCCAGGTCCAGTCTATTCGGCGTGTCCAGCAATAG
- the CRYBA1 gene encoding beta-crystallin A3 isoform X2, protein MAQTNPLPGPMGPWKITAYDQENFQGKKMEFTSACPTIIECGFENIRSLKVESGAWIGYEHTSFCGQQFILERGEYPRWDAWSGSNAYHTERLMSFRPICCANHKESKMTVFEKENFMGRQWELSDDYPSLQAMGWGNNEVGSMKVQCGAWVCYQYPGYRGYQYILESDHHGGDYKHWREWGSHAQTFQVQSIRRVQQ, encoded by the exons ATGGCTCAGACAAACCCTCTGCCTGGCCCCATGGGCCCGTGGAAG ATCACAGCCTACGACCAGGAAAACTTCCAGGGAAAGAAGATGGAGTTCACCTCGGCCTGCCCCACCATCATCGAGTGCGGCTTCGAGAACATCCGCTCCCTGAAGGTGGAAAGTGGCGC CTGGATCGGTTATGAGCACACCAGCTTCTGTGGGCAGCAGTTTATCTTGGAAAGGGGCGAATACCCACGGTGGGATGCCTGGAGTGGGAGCAACGCCTACCACACCGAGCGCCTGATGTCCTTCCGCCCCATCTGCTGTGCT AATCACAAGGAATCCAAGATGACAGTCTTTGAGAAGGAGAACTTCATGGGACGCCAGTGGGAACTATCGGACGACTACCCCTCCCTGCAGGCAATGGGCTGGGGAAACAACGAAGTGGGCTCCATGAAGGTGCAGTGTGGCGC CTGGGTTTGCTACCAGTATCCTGGTTACCGTGGCTACCAGTACATTTTGGAGAGTGACCATCACGGTGGAGATTACAAGCACTGGAGAGAGTGGGGCTCACACGCTCAGACCTTCCAGGTCCAGTCTATTCGGCGTGTCCAGCAATAG